The following coding sequences lie in one Nycticebus coucang isolate mNycCou1 chromosome 20, mNycCou1.pri, whole genome shotgun sequence genomic window:
- the GJD4 gene encoding gap junction delta-4 protein, giving the protein MESLDLLGFLIVTLSCNVTIVGKVWLVLMVLLRMAVLVLAGHPIYQDEQERFVCNTLQPGCANVCYDVFAPVSHLRFWVLQSVSVLLPYAVFSVYVVHQGAVLAARGPCGSHGAPCSAGRGDPGPGERRRAPRSRPRVPDFSCAYLVQLSLRTLLEAAFGALHYLLFGFLVPKRFSCTRPPCTSVVDCYVSRPTEKSIMMLFIWAVSALSLLLGVADLACSVRGRMLKGRGPLVSEECGALMPPPSHGAGRRVGGWEQEGAPASPGTWIPGAGANGEAGASGQTGLPDEDQNEMMSLASDKLSLACKEPHGEAAREPRSKDSVPQSRLAGPHSCSQLQLSGRLVSSGSAPHLRTKKSEWV; this is encoded by the coding sequence GAAAGGTCTGGCTTGTCCTCATGGTGTTGCTGAGGATGGCGGTGCTCGTCCTGGCAGGGCACCCCATCTACCAGGACGAGCAGGAGAGATTCGTCTGCAATACTCTGCAGCCGGGATGCGCCAACGTTTGCTACGACGTCTTCGCCCCTGTGTCCCACCTGCGGTTCTGGGTACTCCAGAGCGTGTCTGTGCTGCTGCCGTACGCGGTTTTCAGCGTCTATGTAGTCCACCAGGGGGCCGTGCTGGCCGCCCGGGGGCCCTGCGGCTCACACGGAGCGCCCTGCAGCGCGGGCCGCGGCGACCCAGGCCCCGGGGAGAGGCGCCGGGCGCCCCGCAGCCGCCCGCGCGTGCCCGACTTCTCCTGCGCCTACCTGGTCCAGCTCAGCCTGCGGACTCTGCTGGAGGCAGCCTTCGGCGCCTTGCACTACCTCCTCTTTGGATTCTTGGTCCCAAAGCGGTTCTCATGCACCCGCCCCCCCTGCACCAGTGTGGTGGATTGTTACGTGTCTCGGCCCACGGAGAAGTCCATTATGATGCTCTTCATCTGGGCGGTCAGCGCGCTGTCCCTGCTGCTCGGCGTGGCCGACCTGGCGTGCAGCGTGCGGGGCAGAATGCTCAAGGGCAGAGGCCCCTTGGTCAGTGAGGAGTGTGGAGCCCTGATGCCACCTCCCAGCCACGGTGCGGGGCGCCGGGTGGGCGGGTGGGAGCAAGAGGGGGCACCCGCTAGCCCTGGCACATGGATCCCAGGGGCTGGTGCCAACGGCGAGGCCGGTGCTTCGGGGCAGACGGGGCTTCCAGATGAAGACCAGAATGAGATGATGTCCTTGGCCAGCGACAAGCTGTCCCTGGCTTGCAAAGAGCCCCACGGGGAGGCCGCCCGGGAGCCCAGGAGCAAAGACTCTGTCCCTCAGAGTAGGCTGGCGGGACCCCACTCCTGTAGTCAGCTGCAGCTCTCCGGCCGGCTGGTCAGCTCTGGCAGTGCTCCTCATCTGAGGACCAAAAAGTCCGAGTGGGTATGA